A stretch of DNA from Gammaproteobacteria bacterium:
AACGATTTGATACTTATAAGCGTTTACGTATTTAGGATGATTGCCCGTCATGACAATGCTCTTTGTTCTCTCGCCCCTCGATCACTCTCCGCCGGCACCTTGAGCTCCTCAAGGACTTCACGGATGTCCACCAACTGTAATCTTAGATGACATTTCGGCGACCCGGGAACAATTTCTGGAGGCTGCGATCTAATGCCACAGCGCGATTGACCCCACCCTCCCCCGCCCCTCCCATGGAAAGGTCCTGTGCTCCATACAGGCGTGATAGCGTGGTTGCCGCCTCGAACAGCAAGACCTACACGGCTCTTCGCATGGCTTCGGGGCGACCTATTCCGGAGCAAACACGGGGAAACGCCAGATGTCTAAAGATCTCACAGGAAAAGTTGCATTAATAACGGGGGCCGCATCGGGCATCGGCAAGGCCACCGCTGAGTTATTCGCGCACCACGGCGCCAAGCTGATGCTAGCGGATATCGACACGGAAGGCGGCGAAGCGCTTGCGGCTACCCTGCAGTCCCTGGGGAACGAGGTGGTTTTCCGCCGAGTCGATGTATCACGGCCCGAGGAGTGTCAGGCGATGGTCGAGGCCGTAATCGCATCCTACGGCCAGCTCGATATCGGGTTCAACAACGCCGGCATCATGGGTGAGCTACGGCCCCTGGCCGAGCAATCCTCGGAAAACTGGCGAAAGCTAATGGGTGTCAACCTGGACAGCGTGTTCTACTGCATGAAGTACGAGATCGAGTACATGGTGCAAAACGGCGGCGGCGCCATCGTGAACACCTCTTCGATCTGCGGCGCCGTTGCAACCCCCGGCTGCAGCCCCTATGTGGCATCTAAACACGCCGTGGCGGGTCTCACCAAGACCGCCGCAATCGAGTACGCGCCCCATGGTATCCGGATCAACGCCGTGGGCCCGGGCGTGATTCAAACCCCGCTCATCACACGGGATTGCGCTGCCCAGGCCCCAGAGGGCGAGGCTGCCCTGGTGGCCATGACACCCTTGGGTCGAATCGGCCAACCGCGGGAAGTCGCCGAGCTGGTCCTGTGGCTGAGCTCCGACCAGGCCTCTTTCGCCACCGGTGGCTATTACCCTATCGACGGAGGCTATCTGGCCCAGTAGCAACTACCTGCCTTCCCACCCCTGTTGGACGCACCGCACTCAATATTTCAATATTTAAGGAGGAGTTTTACACTCCTCCGTGCGGAAGACTCCGGCAACCAGGCAAGCATTCTCTGATGCGTTCGATGCGCAGATGAGCCTTGGGGGACAGCGCAGCACACCAGCGATCCCGCCTACCCAAACCCAGAA
This window harbors:
- a CDS encoding glucose 1-dehydrogenase; the encoded protein is MSKDLTGKVALITGAASGIGKATAELFAHHGAKLMLADIDTEGGEALAATLQSLGNEVVFRRVDVSRPEECQAMVEAVIASYGQLDIGFNNAGIMGELRPLAEQSSENWRKLMGVNLDSVFYCMKYEIEYMVQNGGGAIVNTSSICGAVATPGCSPYVASKHAVAGLTKTAAIEYAPHGIRINAVGPGVIQTPLITRDCAAQAPEGEAALVAMTPLGRIGQPREVAELVLWLSSDQASFATGGYYPIDGGYLAQ